Part of the Citrobacter sp. Marseille-Q6884 genome, TTTCGCCAGTGTCGTCACGCTGGTAAGATCCAGCAAAACGCAGCGGCACGGCATCAGCACCCGGTGCCGCATACTGCGCCCACAGCGCCACATCAGGCAGGCCACCGACAGACCATTCGACGGTGAGCGCATCATCGTCGAGACCAAGGTCAATCGCCGCCGCGCCATTCATGCCGCCGCCGCGATAGTTTTCGAGCTTGCGGGTCAGCTTCGGCAGTGTCACGGATTCAACAACGCCCATATAGCTAAGGCCGTCATTGAACATGTTCAGATATTTAAGTTTGCGGGGTAGTGCCATGTTGTTTCAGGCTCCTTAGCTGTTGACCGATTCGGCCAGATTCACCAGATATTTATCGGTGATACGCTGGCGCAGGGTCAGGCTTTCCAGTGGTGGAACCGGCGTATAGTCGTAGTCGATATACAGTTTCCCGGCTTTGAGGGTTTCCTTGTCGTTCGATTCCTCGTCGAACCAGCATTCACCGTCCACGATGTAGCCGTTAGATTTCAGCTCGCGGAATTTGGCGTTAATGCCGTCGACAATGTCACGGATGAGCGATGCGGTGATGGGCTTATCGACCGCCCACATGTGCGCCTCAGCCATTGTGTCGGCCAGCACCTGCGCGGTGCGGGTGTAGTTCTCAAACAGGAAAAGCGGGTCATCAGAACAGGTGCGGTTCCCCCAAAAACGGAAACCATCTTTGCGCACCAGAGTCGTGACTCCGGCCTCGTTGAGTAGGTCAGCATCGGTGCCGGATGCCTGCAAATCCCAAAAGACTGAGGCACTGATGCCAGTGACGCCCTGTACGCCAACGTTAGACAGCGTTTTGTGCCAGCCGATAGTCTGGTCGATGTAGGCACGCAGACCGAGTGCGCGAGCGGTGGCGTAGGCCGTCGCGGTGGCGTTCGCGGTGGTATCCCATGCGAGGAAGTCAGGCCAGATGAGCATCAGTTCGCGCTGGCTGAAATTCTCACGATAGGCCATCGCCTCGGAAATGGTTTTACAGCCCCACGCGCTGACATAGCAAAATGCGCGTAGCTTGATAGCGGCTGACGCAAGTGCGACCGCTACCTCTTGCGTATCGAGACCCGGCACACCGAGAATACGCGGCTTAACGCCGGTAACTGCTTCGGCAGTCAACAGCGCTTTAATGCCAGTGTATTTACCATTCTCATCCGTGCCTCCGATGATATTGGTAACGGTCTGCGCTTCTGCATCGTCACCGGTACCTTCGGCAATGCGCACAACGATAGTAACCGGCTTCGACTGGTCTGCGATGGCCTGCAGGGAGGTCGCCAGCGTGCCTTTTTTACCGGCTTTCGCAATGGCGCTTTGCACGTTGGTAATCAGTACCGGCTCATTGAGGGGGAATAGCTTCGCATCCGCATCACTGGCCGTGCAGACAATGCCGATGATAGCGGTCGAAACTGTGGAAATGACGCGGGTGCCGTCGTTAATTTCAAGCACCTGCACGCCGTGGTGAAAATCACTCATCCGGTTAACTCCATGGTTAAGGGGTGAGTGTATTTTCTGTTGTGTGGTGGTGGCGGGCTATTTGTCAGGGTTGGATAAGGTCTGGCACAACCGGGGAGCAGGAAAGCGCGGGCAACCGCCCGCCTGAGTGATACCGGTTATGCGGGCAGTTCCGGCCATGTGATATCGGGGGCATCTTCGGGTTTGATTCGGTTTAGCATCACGCGATACTTTTTCCACGCAATAAGCGCATTCGATTCGTCTTCCGTGGCCATATACAGATCAACAGCATCCTGTAAGGGGGCAATAGCCGATGTTGCAATCGTCAGCAGGTTTGCTTTTTCCTGCGCCGCCTGCCCCTGACGAAATGTTTTTTCCGCTTCGGCATCGTGGAGCCACTGAGTACCGTCCCATTTTACATACTCCCCGTCAGGTGCAACCGACACAACGTTATCAGGCAGAGCGCCCAGCTCTTCAATAACAGTGGGCTTACCGGTGCTGATGTCATAAACGGTTGTCCCACGGTGGTCTTCCACCCGCGACCATTTATTAGCCTGAGCATCAAAAACAGCCACAAAACCCGCCGTCACTTTTGGGGGCGCAATATCGGTGCTGTAGGCAGGCAAGCCCGTATTGGCCGGAATAAAGCCATCCCCCTTACCGATAAACTCATTCGTGGCAGATGACAGGTTGTAAATCGTAATCACGCGATTGGTGTTGGTCATTTTAAAAGTCATTATGCAAGCCTCACAATGTAGTTAAATGCGGTGTTTTTTACGGTATTTTCAGCCTGACCAGATGCCCAAACAGTTACACCGTGGCTGTGCGCGCCAATATAGACAGAGTGAGCATGTGCCCCAATATATACCGAGTGAGCGTGGTCGCCCGATGGGGTGGTCGTCATGGTTCCTGCAGTGGCTAATGCCTGGTTTCGGTCACCATCTTTAACGGTTGTTGAAGTCGGGCCAGTATAATTGTGAGCGTGTGAACCTGTGGTATTCGTCGTTTTGGTTCCGTAATCAAATCCGGTTGTGTCCCGGTTTCCAATGTCGGTAGCCGCGACCGTTGCGCCGTGGTCGTGTGATTTAATACCGTCGAGCTCCTGAGACAATACGGCGCGTCCGCTGGCTGGTTTGCCTTTGATGGTCTGACCGCGCATATCAGGAATCACCCCAGAGGGATACGCCACTGCAAGCAACGGATAGACTGATTTATCAAAGGCCTGTCCCTGCATTAATGCATAACCAGCGGGCACAGCATCAGACGGCCACGGGACAGGAGCGCCCACTGGATAGGCATCAGAGGGCGGATTCGCGGTGTTGAAATCCCTGCGCCAGCCCGGCAAATAGACATCACCATGATTGATGTAGGTAAACTGAGCGCTGGCAAGTCCACTCATTGCTGTTGTCGGGGTCGTAATGCGAATAGTCATTGCGCCGCGAATACCCATCACCTCAACCACCGCACCGGCTAACTGGATATTTCCGCACCCGGTATCGGTGATGGTTCGGTTATCACCATAAGACCACGAACCTTTACACATCCAGTACGGATGATTAAACGCACCTTGTTGCTCCAGCCAGACGATAAACTCCGCAGTCGTCCAGTTACCGCCCCCGCCAATGCTTACAGAGCCACTGAAAGCCCGCGCTGCGCCTGTGTTACGCACGAATAAATCTTTTTCTGGAATATCCCTGCCGTTCTGCTCTTTAGCCAGTCTCTTATCTGCGTTGTCGTTAGCTTCCTTGACCGCTTTCGGTGTCGCGGCAAGGCTCTCAGATGAGCTGTCAGTATCGCTGCTGAGTTTCACCAGACCTTTCTGCGTTGTGCTCGCGTCCTGAGCTGTATATTTACCATTAGCAAGGTCATACGCCGCCTTAACCGCTTTCGACGTCGCGGCGAGCGTCTCAGACGTGCTGTCGGTCGCGCTGCTGAGCTGCACCAGACCTTTCTGCGCTGTACTCGCGTCCTGAGCCGTATATTTACCACTGGCAAGGTCATACGCCGCCTTAACCGCTTTCGGCGTCGCTGCGAGCGTCTCAGACGTGCTGTCGGTCGCACTGCTGAGCTGCACAAAACCTTTTTCTTTCAGCGTGGCGTCAGGATGATTGCGGGACCGCTCATGCTCAGCCAGTTTGTCGTCGACATAATCCTGTGTGGCCATCACCGTTGTTGCATCAATGGACAACGCCACCGAGTCGATGCTGCTGACAATAATCACCATGCGACAGGTCTGCGCACGCCCCGAGCCCTCGGCCAGCTTCGGCTTATAACTTTCAGCCATATTGGCAACGGCAATCAGCGTGCCTGCATCATCATACAGACCCAGCTCGCGCATCCAGAAACCACCCACATCAGGAGGGATGACCAGCTCTGCCACAATATAGTTTTTATTTTTGTTGTCCTGGCTGATTTTATTCAGCGCACGACGCCAGACTTCATTAATGAGCTTTGTCTGACCGGCGTTAGGCTCCGGCAGCGTGCCGCCGCCATCCCCGACGGCCATCGCGGTAAGGTTCACTTTTTTTCCACCCGGCACAGTAGCTGCTGCCAGTTTCTCAGCACCGGCAGTGGTAATAATTGTTTTAAATTTTTTGCTCATTATTCCTCACTCTTCCGGGTAAACCGTAATAATGTCGCCGTCATATGCCACTCCGCCGGTGTACATATAGCCCGCTATGTCCTGGATAATATTCAGACCAATCAGGTGACGGCTTGCGGGTTTTGCATCCGCAATTAACCGCTCCATTTCTAAATACATTTCTTCGGTGATACCGCTTTCCAGTACACCGATATCAAGACGAAAAGTGCCTGCCGGGTCGTCATTCTCCCACCACTCAGTAACGTTAATGATGTAACCGAGCGGCTCAACCACACGCCGAACTGCGCCTATCGTCCCTTTGTGGCAGTGGATGTAATACGCACTGCGAATAACGTCACGCTTGGTTTCTTCCGGCCAGTTCTCATCCCAGCGGTCAACGGAAAACGCCCACGCCAGCCACGGCAAAAGGTTTGCAGGACAGGTGTCAGGGCTCCACAGGCGGCGTAACGGAATGGGGGTATTTTCAATATCTGCACAGGCACGGGCAGCAGCCACCTCAAGAGGTGATGAGCCTACAGGTAACAGGCGCGCATCACTCATCAGAGCCACCAATCACTATTTGATAGTCAGTGCAAAAGGAGGCCTGCGTTTTATCAAGCACAATGTCAGCCACTGGTGCCGCCAGTTCTACACGCTGCACCCCCTCAACATGTAACGCGGCATAGATGGCCGACAGGCGAATATCCCGCCCTAACCGGTGTTGAGCGCTGGCATAGGCTTTGAGCTTCGCCTCAGCAGCTGCGCGAATCGGCTCACTTTCCGGCCCCGGATAAATGAAAAGCGTTGCGCGTATCTGGTAATCAACAATCTGAGCTGACTGCACCGTTACACGGTCAGCAACCGGCCTCACGTCCTCACCATTAAGCGCATTGCGTACAATGCTCAGAAGCTCGTCAGACGCCGCGCCGTTATTCTCACGCGAGAGCACAGATATCGTGACGCACGCAGGGGATGGGCTGATAACAGAAATATCAGCGACACGCCCGTCAGCACTACGACCATGAAATTCATAGGCACCCGTAGAGCCCGCCACGCTCATTCCTTCAAATGACTGCTGTATGCGCAGGCGATAATCGGCGTCGAGCTCCATTTCTGCCGGGGTGGGTGGAATGGTGGTGTCATCAGCAGGCGTGACGACAAGACGCTCAACATTGAAATTCGCCCCGATATTATCGAGGTCACTGTCTATGGCATAAGCCAGCATGACTGCACGTGCTGCCTCATTGACACGCTGACGCCAGATAACCTCACGGTAGGCGTTTTCCTGCAGCAGCTTAACAACCGGCTCAGACTCAAGCGCGAGCGTCCGGGCGACGGCTTCCTGCAGGTCTTCTGGATAGAGCGAAATCAGCGTCGCAATGCGCTCCGCAAGGATAGTTTCATAGTCCAGTTCCTCGACCACATCGGGAACAGGTAGCAGACTCAGGTCAACAGTTGCCATAGTGATTTAACTCAGTGAAACAGTGGTTGAAACTGACGCACCGGTATCGGTACGCATACCGGTAATATCGACATACATTTCGCCAGTGTCGCCGCGCTCAAAACTGATGGATGTAAGCCTGATGCGTGGTTCCCACTTCTGGATCGCGGAATAGCACGCCACCATGATTTGGAGCCTTAGCGCTGGGGTTTGCGGCATATCAATCAACGCAGACAGGAGCGAGCCATATTCACGACGCATTACCCGCGAGCCGACCGGCGTCAGCAGAATGTCGCGCATGCTCTGGCTGATATGCTCACTGTCACGGATAGCGAGGCCGGAATGGCGGTTCATCCCCATATAGCGCGCCGTCACTTGGTTCCCTCCGTCCAGCTCCCGCCCCGTTGCACGCCGCCGTGACTGTGGTCATCAACCTGCACACCGTTTGATTTCAACGTGCCGTCGGTATGTTCGATGTTTCCACGCATGGTGCCGCCTTTCTGCACCTCAAGCGTCGCTGTTGTCAGTTTATTGGTGCAGACCACCTCCGGGGTGTCGAGGGTGATACGTTCTACCGCTTTAACCAGCACCACCGGCACGGTGGCGGTGATAGACTCCGATGCCGTCACATCGGCAGTCTTGATGCCGCTGACCGTCAGCGCACCGGATTCCGGCTCATACTCCATAACCGCGCCATCAGGGAACACCACATGCCACGCATCCGCCGAGGCAGACGGGGCGGGGTTATCGTCTGAGAAAATCCCCGGCAGCACGAAAGCGGTATCAAGCTCGCCACCAATCGCCAGCAGCAGCACCTGCTCACCGACCGAGGGAGCCCACCATGTGCGCGAACGACCGGCGCGGGTAGTCAGCCAGTTCAGCCATGTAGTCTGGATCCCGCCGCTTTGTACGCGACACAGCCCCTGCACAATATCGACCTCAGTCACCACACCTGAGCGGATGAGGTTGCGAACCGCACGCGCTAGTTCTTGAATGCTGTTTAGTGTGTTCATGTAGCAAGAATGACGCAGTTAAAGCTATGGGGCTACCGAGGGAAAATTGTTCAGCAATGGGACAACAAACATCGAGGTCTAGACCTTAAAAAAACAGCCTTGTTCTAGATCGCCCTTCCAATTACACTTGATTTAATCTCGACAGAGATGGAATTCTAAATGGCTAGCTTATAATTCAGGATTGAAAAATGGAAGAATCTAAAAGAATACGCCAATTAAAAGAAAACCTCATAAAGGAACTACCTTTCTTTCCAAATGAAAAATCAATACGCACTGAACTAGAAAATCAAAGTTTAAATGGGGTTTTAATCGCTTACCTCCACTGGAAAACAAGAATTGTGCCGACCCGCAGAAGGAGAGTTCATATATATCCAGAGGTAACGAGCGATAAAAGATGGAAAGAACTAAAACTTGGTATTCATGGGTTACTGGATAAGGTCAGAAAAGGTGAAGACTTATACCCTCATCTTTCATTGCGCGCACATAAGTATGGCTACACTCCTGTTGAAAGAATTCGTAATGGAGATGCTGATTCATGGGAAGACAAAGATCAGTTATTAAATACGAAAGGTTTTCATCATTTTCATTTGAGCATGAATATTCAAAGTACAGGCTTGGCCGAAAGGACAAACAATGTTCTTTTTGCCTTCGTTTCTCGCGACCAGTTTCGTGCTGTGGGGATATTTGATCATAGTGTATTTGATAAACCCGATAGTTTAAATGGCATGACTGAGGAACGTGAAAGAATGTGGACCCTGCATGAAAAATACATCACATTCGGAATGAAAGCTGGCACAGTGTATATAAACAATCTGATAACAGCATCCGGGCATCCTGTAAATCTTATCATGCTCGCCGATCGTTATGCTGCAATCATCCGAGAATATGACCAGAAGGCGGAAGACAGAATTTTTGTAAATGAGCTTTATGCTCAAAGCCCACTTCCCTCTCCAGAAAGGTTTAAATTTGAGTGGCGCATAGAGGGTTTGGATCTTGTTCTTTTTGATAAAAAAAACAGAGTGGCCTTTAACGTCTACAAAGCTCACATTTAAGCATGTGAATATATTTTTCTCTGCTGCTATTAAATTAGCAGCAGAGAATTAATCAATTATCTTAGGAAAAGATACTGTAAGACCACTTCCTCCATCAATGTCACTTCATCTTGGTTAAATCCGAGCAACGGGCGCGCCTCGTACTGCACATCGCGGCTGTTGCGGTTTGGCCGGTCTTTGAGGCCATACTGATGCACCCGCGCCATGCGCTGCACTTTTCCGGTAAATTCCACCACCGCCGCACTGTCGCTGCCTTTGGCTTTCATAAAGCGGTTAGTGCGCAGTCTGGTGAACATTTCACGCTTAATGCGGCCTTTTTTGCTCCGCACAGGCTGGCGCTTTCGCGCCGCATACGGGGTGCCGTCGGGTGCCTGCTGGCGCTTAATGCGTTGTTGCTGACTGGCGCGCAGCTTTTTCGCAATCTCAGCCGCCATTTGACGACGCGCCGCCGGTGACAGGCTGGCAATCAGACCGGCAAGGCGCTCCTGCAGTGCGGTTAACTCACTCATCCCACTTACTCACCAGTTCGCCGTTAACATACAGTTCGACCGGGCGCGTCACCGGCTCAGGCAGCGGCGGCTCAGGGGCATAACTGACATGCAGCGCGCCGTCGACCTCTCTGACGAGCGTGCGCTCGGAGAGTCTCAGGCTGATACTGATATCAAGCGAATCGTCGCTATTGATATCAATCATCCAGGTGAATCCTTTCTCCCGCCCGTCGTCGGTGGTCATAATGTCCGGCTGATGTTCACGCAGCCACGCCTGCACCGGCACGAATATCAAGTCGAGGTCGCCGGTGAAGTCAGTCACCACCACGTTAAGCACGTACACCTTTTCAAATGACAGCGAGCTCGCCAGTCGGGAATCGGTATGGCCGTTGTCGGCAAACAGGCGCAGCATATCGGGGTTATTTCGGAGCTGCGGCACGGCGTTAATCAGCGCTTTGCGCAGGCTTTTGTGCTTCTGCATCAAGTTCATCCTGACAGTGTTTGACAGTTTTGACCTGCAGCGCACAGGCAGTCAGCGCGCCCTCAAGACGGCGAATATCCGCGCTCAGGTCACCATTCGTTTTCGGGTCACTTTCCGGCATCGGGCAAAGGCTCACCCTCGGGCATCCGTTGACCACAATCACCGGCGCTGGCGCAGGCGGGGCGGGTGTGCAACCGACGCACAACATCAGGCAGAGCAGCGTTATACCAGCGGCGAAAGGCTTCATTTTCATTAAGTAACCTCATTATCGTCTGCTCACGGCGCCTGGCTTCTGCGCTTGCCTTTGCGAGCTGTTCGCGCAGTGCCACCTGCGCGGATTCATTACGTCTGGCGAGCTGACCGGCAACACTGAGCTGATTTTTCAGCATGCTAATCGTCGTCTTTTGCTCGCTCGCGACACGGTTTGCCGTCTCAAAGGAGCGGGATAAATTGCCGTTCTCATGGCGCAACCACAGCAACCCGAGCACGGCCAGCACAAGCAGCGTTATCAGGACTTTCATGCCATCACCCCGCCAGCCGAGCGCCAGACGGTGACCAGCTTTTCGAGACTGTGCTCGCGCTGGCCGTAACCGGCACCCGGCAATGACGCCCAGATATTGCGACAACGGGAAACAGCACGCTCAATACGCCCCGCCCGGATATCGTCAATAGCACCGCGTTCCCGGATTAACTGGATCGCGAGCTTGTCCTGCGACAGTGGACTGAAATCAGGCAACGAGAGCTGTTTTTTATAGTGCGGCCAGAACAGATAAAGCTGCTGGTAACGCCCCGATGCCGTGGATTTCTCACCACGGCGATTAAACACTTTCGGTGGTCGGCCATGTGCGAAAGGGTGGTCGCTGTAATCGGTGAAAATCTCTGGCTTACCATCAAGACCGGTGACAATGGCGTCATAGCCACGGTTTTTCGTCAGCGGATGGTTCGCTGTTCCTTCGGAATACGCCAGCATGTCCAGAAAGGCGGCGATATTCTGGTGAGTATTAATGACCGGCATCGTCTTCCCCTTTCTGTGACTTAAAGCGGCGCTGTATGGCGATTTCCACCACCTGATAACCGGCAATGCCGAGCATGGATCCAATCCCGCATACGGCAGGCAGTGACATATCAGGAAACTGCACCAGAACAACACCGGCGACCATCGAAACGAAACCGCCGAGCAGCATGCGTCCGACAAACAGGCGCGGGGTGATGGGCTCACCACCTGCCAGCACTTTCCCGACAACAATCATCACGCCAATCACAAACAGTGACAGGACGCCTTTTTCCCCTTCTGTCATGGTTTACTCCCAAAGATTGATAGTGTTAGTTACTGGTGAAGACGGCACATCGGGCAGGTCAATCTCGGTACCATGCGGCAGAATGACTCCCAGCTCAGACAGACCCGGATTAGCCTGCAGCACCGTCTCGACCACGCCCTCAGTGCGCCCGTAATACCGGGCGCAAATCGCATCGAGGGTGTCGCCCTGCATTGCCCTGACTTTCATCAGAGCTGACCCACTATGCAGCGCGGCTTGTCCTGCAGACGCGCAACTGACCAGCGCATATCCCGCCACAGGTCATCAATGGTGGTTTCCACACTGTCGGCTTTTTTGTCACCCTTGCCGGTGGCCTCAACGCCGCGATAACGCTCATACAGGGTGGCGGTCGCCATCGCCGTCACGGCGCTGAGGTAGTGGAAAACGCGCACATTCTCGCCGTCGATTTCCTCGGCAGGCACGTCGGCCAGTTGCTTAAACCCGGCGGCAGTCTGGCGCAGCCGGTAGTCGTAAAGCTCCGCATTGGTCTCGGCCATGCCAGTCTTGATGGCATTGCGCAGGCGCGCATCGGAAACCGTCTGCTCAAGGCGCATCAGTTCGCGCACGCGCTTCGGATCCACATCAGGGAAAAAGAACGTGTTTTTAATCACTGCACCGCCCGTCTCCGGTGCGGGAATCACCACGCCCGGTACGTCCTGCGGTTCATCGGGCTGGTTCAGTATCACTGTCATCATGACAACCTCATCAGGTTGGGCGGTGGACGCCGGTCGCCGTCAGGTCTTTGCCTGCTTTGACCGGCGTGCCGCCCGGCTCGGGGAGCGTTCAGTTAACCGGCGGTTTTGCCGCCTTTGGTGGACGCCCGCGCTTTGCTGCCGGTCTGGTGGCAGGTTTGCGCGTGCGCGGTTTAGTCGTTTTACGGGGTGCGGCCTCTGGCTTTGGCTTCAATGCCCGTTCCAGTCGCTCAATCTCCTTGCGCACACCGGCATTGCGGTCGAGCTGCATCGCGCGCTGAAACTGCGCCAGCGCCTCTGCATTCATACCGGCATCACGCAGGGTCAGGCCAGTCACCTTATGCAGACGGGCGCGCACCATATCGGGAACGTCAGCGCCGTCGGTCAGGTCGATAGTGGTCTGCAGCCAGGAAAGGTCGACAGACTCACCGGCATCGCGCAGACGCTGCGAGGCAAACGCCACCTCCTCAACCAGCATGTAAGGTGTTGTGCGGCGATGGTCAGAGGTGAGGCCGTATTTCAGCGCGTAGGGGGCAATTTCCAGCGCGCCAGCGATATCACCGGCATCGAGACGCCACAGCATAACGGTCATGACAATGTCATCCTGCGCACCACGACCATCAGCCAGCACACCGGCGACCCACGGCGCATAGAACGGCAGCAGCTCGCGCTTTTTCTCGGCTTTACGTTCGTTTGAACGGATGTTTTTTAACGTGCGGCGGTCATCGGCCAGCTTAACCAGCATCTGCTCATAGGCGGTTGCATGGCGCAGCGGGGCTTGCTCCCGCTGCGCGGCTTGAGAGGCCGAGACCCGCATCATGTGACGCTGTGCGGGGCTCGTCATGGTTTAGGCTCCGCTTTCCGGTGCTGCAGGTGCGGTGAAATCGCCCAGGGTGATGTTTTCCAGCAGGCACCCGGCGGCATACGCCTCGACCACATAGTCGATATTCATCGACTCGTAGTTTTCCACACGGTCTTTTTTCGGGTTTTCGTCAATGCTGCGGCGGT contains:
- a CDS encoding glycoside hydrolase family 104 protein, yielding MPVINTHQNIAAFLDMLAYSEGTANHPLTKNRGYDAIVTGLDGKPEIFTDYSDHPFAHGRPPKVFNRRGEKSTASGRYQQLYLFWPHYKKQLSLPDFSPLSQDKLAIQLIRERGAIDDIRAGRIERAVSRCRNIWASLPGAGYGQREHSLEKLVTVWRSAGGVMA
- a CDS encoding phage baseplate assembly protein V — its product is MNTLNSIQELARAVRNLIRSGVVTEVDIVQGLCRVQSGGIQTTWLNWLTTRAGRSRTWWAPSVGEQVLLLAIGGELDTAFVLPGIFSDDNPAPSASADAWHVVFPDGAVMEYEPESGALTVSGIKTADVTASESITATVPVVLVKAVERITLDTPEVVCTNKLTTATLEVQKGGTMRGNIEHTDGTLKSNGVQVDDHSHGGVQRGGSWTEGTK
- the lysB gene encoding Rz-like lysis system protein LysB (The gene for this Rz-like phage lysis system protein may overlap extensively with the gene for the other spanin subunit, the Rz1-like protein in the outer membrane.), whose translation is MKVLITLLVLAVLGLLWLRHENGNLSRSFETANRVASEQKTTISMLKNQLSVAGQLARRNESAQVALREQLAKASAEARRREQTIMRLLNENEAFRRWYNAALPDVVRRLHTRPACASAGDCGQRMPEGEPLPDAGK
- a CDS encoding phage tail protein gives rise to the protein MQKHKSLRKALINAVPQLRNNPDMLRLFADNGHTDSRLASSLSFEKVYVLNVVVTDFTGDLDLIFVPVQAWLREHQPDIMTTDDGREKGFTWMIDINSDDSLDISISLRLSERTLVREVDGALHVSYAPEPPLPEPVTRPVELYVNGELVSKWDE
- a CDS encoding phage tail protein, coding for MSKKFKTIITTAGAEKLAAATVPGGKKVNLTAMAVGDGGGTLPEPNAGQTKLINEVWRRALNKISQDNKNKNYIVAELVIPPDVGGFWMRELGLYDDAGTLIAVANMAESYKPKLAEGSGRAQTCRMVIIVSSIDSVALSIDATTVMATQDYVDDKLAEHERSRNHPDATLKEKGFVQLSSATDSTSETLAATPKAVKAAYDLASGKYTAQDASTAQKGLVQLSSATDSTSETLAATSKAVKAAYDLANGKYTAQDASTTQKGLVKLSSDTDSSSESLAATPKAVKEANDNADKRLAKEQNGRDIPEKDLFVRNTGAARAFSGSVSIGGGGNWTTAEFIVWLEQQGAFNHPYWMCKGSWSYGDNRTITDTGCGNIQLAGAVVEVMGIRGAMTIRITTPTTAMSGLASAQFTYINHGDVYLPGWRRDFNTANPPSDAYPVGAPVPWPSDAVPAGYALMQGQAFDKSVYPLLAVAYPSGVIPDMRGQTIKGKPASGRAVLSQELDGIKSHDHGATVAATDIGNRDTTGFDYGTKTTNTTGSHAHNYTGPTSTTVKDGDRNQALATAGTMTTTPSGDHAHSVYIGAHAHSVYIGAHSHGVTVWASGQAENTVKNTAFNYIVRLA
- a CDS encoding phage tail sheath protein codes for the protein MSDFHHGVQVLEINDGTRVISTVSTAIIGIVCTASDADAKLFPLNEPVLITNVQSAIAKAGKKGTLATSLQAIADQSKPVTIVVRIAEGTGDDAEAQTVTNIIGGTDENGKYTGIKALLTAEAVTGVKPRILGVPGLDTQEVAVALASAAIKLRAFCYVSAWGCKTISEAMAYRENFSQRELMLIWPDFLAWDTTANATATAYATARALGLRAYIDQTIGWHKTLSNVGVQGVTGISASVFWDLQASGTDADLLNEAGVTTLVRKDGFRFWGNRTCSDDPLFLFENYTRTAQVLADTMAEAHMWAVDKPITASLIRDIVDGINAKFRELKSNGYIVDGECWFDEESNDKETLKAGKLYIDYDYTPVPPLESLTLRQRITDKYLVNLAESVNS
- a CDS encoding baseplate assembly protein, which gives rise to MATVDLSLLPVPDVVEELDYETILAERIATLISLYPEDLQEAVARTLALESEPVVKLLQENAYREVIWRQRVNEAARAVMLAYAIDSDLDNIGANFNVERLVVTPADDTTIPPTPAEMELDADYRLRIQQSFEGMSVAGSTGAYEFHGRSADGRVADISVISPSPACVTISVLSRENNGAASDELLSIVRNALNGEDVRPVADRVTVQSAQIVDYQIRATLFIYPGPESEPIRAAAEAKLKAYASAQHRLGRDIRLSAIYAALHVEGVQRVELAAPVADIVLDKTQASFCTDYQIVIGGSDE
- a CDS encoding tail fiber assembly protein; amino-acid sequence: MTFKMTNTNRVITIYNLSSATNEFIGKGDGFIPANTGLPAYSTDIAPPKVTAGFVAVFDAQANKWSRVEDHRGTTVYDISTGKPTVIEELGALPDNVVSVAPDGEYVKWDGTQWLHDAEAEKTFRQGQAAQEKANLLTIATSAIAPLQDAVDLYMATEDESNALIAWKKYRVMLNRIKPEDAPDITWPELPA
- a CDS encoding phage holin family protein, which encodes MTEGEKGVLSLFVIGVMIVVGKVLAGGEPITPRLFVGRMLLGGFVSMVAGVVLVQFPDMSLPAVCGIGSMLGIAGYQVVEIAIQRRFKSQKGEDDAGH
- the lysC gene encoding Rz1-like lysis system protein LysC (LysC is an Rz1-like component of a phage lytic system, substantially overlapping although not fully embedded in the gene for the Rz-like LysB component.), whose amino-acid sequence is MLCVGCTPAPPAPAPVIVVNGCPRVSLCPMPESDPKTNGDLSADIRRLEGALTACALQVKTVKHCQDELDAEAQKPAQSAD
- a CDS encoding GPW/gp25 family protein; this translates as MTARYMGMNRHSGLAIRDSEHISQSMRDILLTPVGSRVMRREYGSLLSALIDMPQTPALRLQIMVACYSAIQKWEPRIRLTSISFERGDTGEMYVDITGMRTDTGASVSTTVSLS
- a CDS encoding phage major tail tube protein yields the protein MALPRKLKYLNMFNDGLSYMGVVESVTLPKLTRKLENYRGGGMNGAAAIDLGLDDDALTVEWSVGGLPDVALWAQYAAPGADAVPLRFAGSYQRDDTGEIVAVEVVMRGRHKEIDGGENKQGENTSTKLSTVCTYYRLTIDGSDIIEIDTVNMVEKVNDVDRLEQHRRAIGLL
- a CDS encoding phage tail protein I, which codes for MSDARLLPVGSSPLEVAAARACADIENTPIPLRRLWSPDTCPANLLPWLAWAFSVDRWDENWPEETKRDVIRSAYYIHCHKGTIGAVRRVVEPLGYIINVTEWWENDDPAGTFRLDIGVLESGITEEMYLEMERLIADAKPASRHLIGLNIIQDIAGYMYTGGVAYDGDIITVYPEE
- a CDS encoding tail protein X, with translation MKVRAMQGDTLDAICARYYGRTEGVVETVLQANPGLSELGVILPHGTEIDLPDVPSSPVTNTINLWE
- a CDS encoding phage virion morphogenesis protein codes for the protein MSELTALQERLAGLIASLSPAARRQMAAEIAKKLRASQQQRIKRQQAPDGTPYAARKRQPVRSKKGRIKREMFTRLRTNRFMKAKGSDSAAVVEFTGKVQRMARVHQYGLKDRPNRNSRDVQYEARPLLGFNQDEVTLMEEVVLQYLFLR